From the genome of Thermococcus chitonophagus, one region includes:
- a CDS encoding hydrogenase large subunit, whose protein sequence is MIEEFEAEFKDHILEKKTPARNQILYVVKKEALPEMVEYWQWHPQARETHYSMGVGTDERQISGGFVYMPVISVVNHETGEEFWIMLKAYLDPENPEFPSVASKVPAALWAEREVHDLLGLKPKGHPDLRRLILPEDWPEGIYPLRKDMDYSYSPMGTPKCAYREGPPDTSLVPIGPYHMALDEPAHFRLFVKGEEIVDVDYRGFYSHRGIEKIGEGRLTYNQIFFIAERICGICGFQHSVSYAMTIENLAGVEVPERAQYIRVILLEIERIHSHLLWAGVAAHLAGFDTGFMYAWRIRERVMWLAERLTGNRKTYGMNIVGGVRRDILEYRKELILEAVKELKKDVEKFYEIVTNTRTLLKRAEGVGILPYKVAKAYSVLGPTARASGRDIDTRRDHNVLVYNELDWKVPVYKEGDVLARILVRLDEVLESIWIIEQAVDQLPGGEIFTPVGKIPEYEEGLGYTEAHRGEVVHYVMTGEKNKVYRWKVRAPTYNNLPAVPEMLKGYSVADAPLIIASIDPCYSCTERVQIVDAETGKVRVLTESEFNELSIKKGREMS, encoded by the coding sequence GTGATTGAAGAGTTTGAGGCAGAGTTCAAAGATCACATCCTGGAGAAGAAAACTCCAGCGAGAAATCAAATCCTCTACGTGGTTAAAAAGGAGGCCCTCCCCGAGATGGTTGAGTACTGGCAGTGGCATCCCCAGGCCAGAGAGACTCACTACTCCATGGGCGTTGGAACCGATGAAAGGCAAATAAGCGGTGGTTTTGTCTACATGCCCGTGATAAGCGTCGTTAACCATGAGACGGGCGAGGAGTTCTGGATAATGCTCAAGGCCTATCTCGACCCCGAGAACCCTGAATTCCCCTCTGTGGCATCGAAGGTTCCGGCAGCTTTGTGGGCCGAGAGGGAGGTTCACGATCTCCTAGGTTTAAAGCCCAAAGGACATCCTGATCTGAGGAGGTTAATACTCCCCGAAGACTGGCCCGAGGGGATCTATCCATTAAGAAAGGACATGGACTACTCCTACTCTCCTATGGGAACCCCTAAGTGCGCCTACCGTGAAGGTCCTCCCGACACAAGCTTAGTTCCTATAGGCCCGTACCACATGGCCCTCGATGAGCCGGCCCACTTCAGGCTCTTCGTCAAGGGAGAGGAGATAGTGGATGTTGACTACAGGGGCTTCTACTCCCACAGGGGGATAGAGAAGATAGGAGAAGGCAGGCTAACATACAACCAGATATTCTTCATAGCAGAAAGGATCTGCGGCATATGCGGTTTCCAGCACTCGGTAAGCTATGCCATGACTATAGAGAACCTTGCGGGAGTTGAAGTTCCTGAAAGGGCCCAATACATAAGGGTCATTCTCCTTGAGATAGAGAGGATCCACAGCCACCTCCTGTGGGCTGGTGTTGCGGCACACTTGGCGGGCTTTGACACGGGCTTCATGTACGCGTGGAGGATAAGGGAAAGGGTAATGTGGCTGGCGGAGAGGCTTACCGGAAACAGGAAGACCTACGGAATGAACATCGTTGGTGGTGTGAGGAGGGACATCCTCGAGTACAGAAAGGAGCTGATACTTGAGGCAGTTAAGGAACTGAAGAAGGATGTTGAGAAGTTCTATGAGATAGTAACGAACACGAGAACTCTGCTCAAGAGGGCGGAAGGAGTTGGTATTCTACCGTACAAGGTGGCAAAGGCCTACTCAGTTCTAGGGCCTACGGCGAGGGCCTCTGGAAGGGATATAGACACGAGAAGGGATCACAACGTTCTTGTCTACAATGAACTCGACTGGAAGGTTCCAGTTTATAAGGAGGGCGATGTCCTCGCGAGAATCCTCGTTAGGCTTGATGAGGTTCTAGAGAGCATCTGGATAATCGAGCAGGCCGTGGATCAGCTACCGGGAGGGGAAATCTTCACGCCAGTAGGTAAAATTCCTGAGTATGAAGAAGGCCTTGGATACACCGAGGCCCATCGCGGCGAAGTAGTTCACTACGTCATGACGGGAGAGAAGAACAAGGTCTACAGGTGGAAGGTCAGGGCTCCAACGTACAACAACCTACCTGCCGTCCCGGAGATGCTGAAGGGCTACAGTGTCGCAGATGCCCCGCTGATAATAGCCAGCATAGACCCATGCTACTCATGCACGGAGAGGGTTCAGATAGTAGATGCTGAGACGGGCAAGGTTAGGGTTCTCACGGAGAGCGAGTTTAACGAGCTTTCCATAAAGAAGGGGAGGGAAATGAGTTGA
- a CDS encoding DUF5666 domain-containing protein encodes MKRGLVASIILAILITALPFIVKIAEKKQIEAITPQENSTMIVGGVYYVGTATSHEGADILCVVPAKAYVDEPGKVVTLNVTVRFKHAQPCPYSDWKILVENSKNVEVIEETETKLEDPYTAFKQYKIKVLGNGSIDVVFKYGTGCPYGTEERVTVGFYIGTPTQTELVEANQTQSIVLENVTKTFKGKIEEVNVELRYFVVNGTKIYVRGRWGSYNWKDVLGMLKVGEYVEVVATYEEGTWKAEEIKIDGTTLRRG; translated from the coding sequence ATGAAAAGGGGGCTTGTGGCATCGATAATCCTTGCTATCCTGATTACAGCCCTTCCGTTTATAGTGAAGATAGCGGAGAAGAAGCAGATAGAAGCAATAACACCCCAGGAAAACAGCACAATGATTGTTGGAGGGGTTTACTACGTAGGCACAGCAACATCCCATGAGGGTGCAGATATTCTATGCGTTGTCCCTGCCAAGGCCTATGTGGATGAGCCCGGCAAGGTTGTAACGCTAAATGTCACCGTCCGCTTCAAGCATGCCCAACCTTGTCCTTACTCAGACTGGAAAATATTAGTTGAGAATTCTAAGAACGTTGAAGTTATCGAAGAGACAGAGACAAAGCTTGAAGACCCTTATACTGCCTTCAAACAGTACAAAATTAAAGTCTTAGGCAATGGGAGCATAGACGTAGTTTTTAAGTACGGAACTGGCTGTCCTTATGGAACAGAGGAAAGGGTCACGGTAGGATTCTACATTGGGACTCCAACTCAAACTGAACTCGTGGAGGCCAATCAAACTCAATCAATAGTTTTAGAAAATGTTACTAAAACCTTCAAAGGTAAAATAGAGGAAGTAAACGTTGAGCTCAGGTACTTCGTGGTGAACGGAACGAAGATCTACGTTAGGGGCAGATGGGGAAGCTATAACTGGAAGGATGTCCTTGGAATGCTGAAGGTCGGAGAGTACGTTGAAGTCGTCGCAACTTACGAGGAGGGAACTTGGAAGGCCGAAGAAATAAAGATAGATGGAACAACGTTGAGGAGGGGATAA
- a CDS encoding TetR/AcrR family transcriptional regulator, whose protein sequence is MDTREKLLHSAKKLFASKGFDRVTVDEIVKDAGVAKGTFYLYFKRKEDIIREVAIMAMPFQALSDVFKSVDRESFRNLGDYLRFLGEKFFEHYSDRELACIFFHTVSIKSSITSLNDLHRELCSKLIKEGTRRVLEFVNIEEKKAEVLFRTFLGSLLHYLYSEDCSPIDHKEYLENLVQILTNSINNSTSSK, encoded by the coding sequence TTGGACACCCGAGAAAAACTCCTGCACTCGGCCAAGAAACTCTTCGCAAGTAAGGGCTTCGACAGGGTAACGGTTGATGAGATAGTTAAAGATGCAGGAGTAGCAAAGGGAACCTTCTACCTCTACTTCAAGAGAAAGGAGGACATAATAAGGGAAGTTGCGATTATGGCAATGCCCTTTCAGGCCTTGAGCGATGTTTTCAAGTCCGTTGATAGGGAAAGCTTCAGAAATCTTGGGGATTACCTAAGGTTCCTGGGAGAGAAGTTCTTCGAGCACTACTCCGACAGGGAGCTCGCGTGCATATTCTTCCATACAGTCTCAATAAAGAGTAGCATTACATCCCTAAACGACCTCCACAGGGAGCTGTGTTCTAAGTTAATCAAGGAGGGAACAAGGAGAGTTCTTGAGTTCGTAAACATCGAGGAGAAAAAGGCCGAGGTTCTCTTCAGAACTTTCCTTGGGAGCCTGCTCCACTACCTATACTCTGAGGACTGTAGCCCAATAGACCACAAAGAATACTTGGAAAACCTCGTTCAGATTTTAACGAATTCGATTAACAATTCCACTAGCAGTAAATGA
- a CDS encoding NADH-quinone oxidoreductase subunit I — translation MIFSSWKRRDLRQGVPVTVTYPFTDTEKPPEYRGIPHINPELCIGCGACVRACPPDALSIEWDFENGKKRIVFNAARCIRCHRCVEVCPTEAMEETTRFEIATDNKEDLIEVVEHDLYRCPHCGRYEEFTERQIYKMLQILPKEIFDESSLLERVLLCRECRMREEVERVRGGGDEV, via the coding sequence TTGATATTCTCTTCTTGGAAGAGGAGGGATCTCAGGCAGGGAGTTCCTGTAACGGTAACTTACCCGTTCACGGACACGGAAAAGCCACCTGAGTACAGAGGAATTCCGCACATAAATCCTGAACTGTGCATAGGTTGCGGTGCCTGCGTTAGGGCCTGCCCTCCCGATGCCCTCAGCATAGAGTGGGACTTTGAAAACGGAAAGAAGAGGATAGTGTTCAATGCAGCAAGGTGCATAAGGTGCCACCGTTGCGTTGAAGTATGCCCAACCGAGGCGATGGAAGAGACTACGAGGTTCGAGATAGCCACGGACAATAAGGAGGACTTGATAGAGGTTGTAGAACATGACCTATACAGATGTCCCCATTGCGGAAGGTACGAGGAGTTCACCGAGAGGCAGATCTACAAAATGCTGCAGATTTTACCCAAGGAGATTTTCGATGAATCCTCTCTTCTCGAGAGGGTTCTGCTATGCAGGGAGTGCAGGATGAGGGAGGAAGTTGAGAGGGTAAGGGGTGGTGGGGATGAGGTATAA
- a CDS encoding complex I subunit 5 family protein produces MEVVPYLLALASLVGFMGFARVGLGIASISSLIMIGLAVEDLGSVENYFLLILGVSSLAVFVYSMTYTKDKPQSALLPLFVLSMYGVLVSENLLLFVFSWELMTLLSYVFIRDRDVGAKYFITMHIFTTIPLLLLVALAPSLSLSSLKGDLPFLLVMIASMAKSGIVPLHFWVAETYDSAPSNVSSLFAGAMEKVALFALVKAYLTFNPSRELGVIVAVLGALSLTVGTLFALKQKNAKRLLAYHSVGQMGYMWLGIGIGIYLIPSRVGYLALAAGLFHALNHSLFKGSLFLTAGAFEYSKGTVDLDKLGGLFRAMPYTGVFALLSSLAISGVPPFNGFLSKLLLYEAGYSSGDPVLQLATVFAFFISAATLASFIKFYSSAFLGGEAEGSEVPAPMVVGQGILSILCLLLGLFPLTPGINPYSYFSSIIFLLVLTVLAVGVLVAIPFNGVKAKPWNCGATGFPEERFRLKASSYYHQYEEKIGALYSLSSYLRKAGSALVNAVASAYWWISKYFEEYIDEAVITPAVRFLTSLMIVFRDFSMAMEVAMVLSMIILAGVIVLLVGW; encoded by the coding sequence ATGGAAGTCGTCCCTTACCTACTGGCCCTAGCATCGCTTGTAGGATTCATGGGCTTTGCAAGGGTGGGGCTTGGGATAGCCTCAATTTCCTCGCTCATCATGATAGGCTTAGCTGTTGAAGACTTGGGGAGCGTTGAGAACTACTTCCTCCTAATCCTGGGGGTTTCTTCACTGGCGGTCTTCGTGTACTCAATGACCTACACCAAAGACAAGCCTCAGTCAGCGCTCCTTCCCCTATTCGTGCTCTCGATGTACGGGGTTTTGGTTAGCGAGAACTTACTCCTCTTCGTGTTTTCCTGGGAACTAATGACGTTGCTCTCCTACGTCTTCATAAGAGATAGAGATGTTGGAGCTAAGTACTTCATAACCATGCACATCTTCACCACAATCCCTCTCCTCTTATTAGTTGCACTCGCTCCCTCACTCTCACTCAGCTCGCTTAAAGGCGATCTTCCCTTCCTGCTGGTAATGATAGCGTCCATGGCAAAGTCCGGGATAGTCCCACTGCACTTCTGGGTTGCGGAAACCTACGACAGTGCACCAAGTAATGTTTCCTCACTCTTTGCAGGGGCCATGGAGAAAGTTGCACTATTTGCCCTCGTTAAAGCCTATCTAACTTTTAATCCAAGCAGGGAGCTGGGAGTGATCGTTGCAGTCTTGGGGGCATTGAGCCTAACCGTGGGAACGCTCTTCGCCCTGAAGCAGAAAAACGCGAAGAGATTACTCGCCTACCACAGTGTTGGCCAGATGGGGTATATGTGGCTCGGCATAGGCATCGGCATCTACCTAATTCCCAGTAGAGTTGGCTACTTGGCGTTGGCCGCGGGCCTCTTCCATGCACTAAACCACTCCCTCTTCAAGGGCTCCCTGTTCCTTACAGCTGGAGCCTTCGAGTACTCAAAGGGGACCGTAGATCTGGACAAGCTCGGTGGCTTGTTTAGGGCGATGCCGTACACGGGAGTATTTGCCTTACTATCTTCGCTAGCGATTTCAGGTGTTCCTCCGTTTAACGGCTTCTTAAGCAAGCTACTCCTCTATGAAGCAGGCTATTCCTCAGGAGATCCAGTGCTACAGTTGGCGACAGTCTTTGCGTTTTTCATAAGCGCCGCAACGCTGGCATCTTTCATTAAGTTCTACTCTTCAGCATTCCTGGGAGGGGAAGCTGAGGGGAGTGAAGTTCCAGCCCCGATGGTAGTTGGTCAGGGCATACTCTCGATCCTCTGCCTGCTCTTGGGCCTCTTCCCCTTAACCCCAGGAATAAACCCCTACTCTTACTTCTCCTCCATCATCTTCCTCCTAGTGCTCACGGTGCTCGCGGTTGGTGTTCTAGTGGCAATTCCCTTCAATGGGGTTAAAGCCAAGCCCTGGAACTGCGGGGCCACGGGCTTCCCCGAGGAGAGATTTAGGCTGAAGGCCTCTTCCTACTACCACCAGTACGAGGAGAAGATAGGTGCCCTCTATTCCCTGTCCAGCTACCTTAGAAAGGCTGGCTCTGCCTTAGTCAACGCTGTGGCATCGGCATATTGGTGGATCTCCAAGTACTTCGAGGAGTACATAGATGAGGCAGTTATAACGCCCGCTGTCAGGTTCCTTACCTCCCTGATGATAGTTTTCAGGGACTTCAGCATGGCTATGGAGGTTGCGATGGTTTTGAGCATGATAATCCTTGCCGGAGTTATTGTGTTGCTTGTGGGGTGGTGA
- the fdhF gene encoding formate dehydrogenase subunit alpha, which produces MEELVPVVCPWCSVGCRLYIVSVNGHPRKIEWDYDHPNTPNKGKLCPKGVASYQFTISPDRLKKPLIKRNGKFEEVSWEEAIRYVAQKFKEIIEEHGPEALAFLGSERCSLEDNYVLQKLARALGTNNVEFAGRLCQSSNFVARSKVFGSPAQTNPFEDIVKSKVILVWGYNPAETNPVLFGQYFEKALDNGAKIIVVDPIKTKTAKFADIHLQPYPGTDLAVALAMLNYIIKNELYDRKFVEERTDNFEELAKSVEEYTPEWAEKVSEVPAGMIKRAAELLATGGNATIVLNEGVNQHANGTMTALAIANLIAITGNIGKEGVFSGVIPGAHCGLCAAVPGVNCAQLPGPVPLNEENAKKFSELWGFEVPRKPGLHYQAIFKAMAEGKMKGIFIMGQNPARSLANSSLIEEALEKAFVVVSDIFPTETTKFADVILPAASWYEKTGTVITQNRRVMRSFKAVKPPGEAKPDWEILVMLARELGVGEYFNYSSVDDILREINRAIPALKGATPERLNSNLEGCFYPCPDEKSETPRLFLNGFPTKTGRAQLAPVKWIQPGEVPDEEYPLWLTNFRQVGHFHTGTMSMRSKSLIKRWPEGFLMINPEDAKALGIRDGDRVRVETRRGSLVVRAMVTDRIRKGVVAMPWHWGVNFLTKDDAIDEFSKMPELKAVTCRVTKEVVE; this is translated from the coding sequence ATGGAGGAACTCGTGCCAGTTGTATGTCCGTGGTGCTCCGTTGGGTGTAGGCTGTACATAGTCTCAGTAAACGGCCATCCCAGAAAGATCGAGTGGGATTACGATCACCCAAACACACCAAACAAGGGTAAGCTATGCCCCAAGGGCGTTGCCTCCTACCAATTCACCATAAGCCCGGACAGGCTTAAGAAACCCCTAATTAAGAGGAACGGTAAGTTTGAGGAGGTTTCTTGGGAGGAGGCAATAAGGTACGTTGCCCAGAAGTTTAAGGAAATTATCGAGGAGCATGGGCCGGAGGCCTTAGCCTTCCTGGGGAGCGAGAGATGTTCCCTCGAAGATAACTACGTTCTCCAGAAGCTTGCTAGGGCCTTGGGAACGAACAATGTAGAATTTGCTGGAAGGCTCTGTCAGTCCTCAAACTTCGTCGCTAGGAGCAAGGTGTTTGGGAGCCCCGCGCAGACTAATCCCTTCGAGGATATAGTTAAGTCCAAGGTCATCTTAGTCTGGGGCTACAACCCTGCCGAAACCAATCCCGTTCTCTTCGGTCAGTACTTCGAGAAAGCCCTAGACAACGGAGCGAAGATAATAGTAGTTGATCCAATAAAGACTAAGACGGCCAAGTTTGCCGACATTCACCTCCAGCCCTACCCAGGAACGGATCTTGCGGTTGCCTTGGCGATGCTCAATTACATAATAAAGAACGAGCTCTACGACAGGAAGTTTGTTGAGGAAAGAACGGACAACTTCGAGGAGCTCGCAAAGTCCGTGGAGGAGTACACTCCAGAGTGGGCCGAGAAGGTAAGCGAAGTGCCGGCGGGGATGATAAAGAGGGCAGCGGAGCTCTTAGCTACGGGAGGCAACGCAACTATAGTGCTTAACGAGGGGGTGAACCAGCACGCGAATGGAACGATGACTGCTTTGGCAATAGCTAACTTGATCGCGATAACTGGAAACATAGGGAAGGAAGGAGTGTTCTCAGGAGTAATTCCTGGGGCCCACTGTGGCCTCTGTGCTGCGGTTCCTGGGGTTAACTGCGCTCAGCTCCCTGGGCCAGTCCCGCTGAATGAGGAAAATGCGAAGAAGTTCAGCGAACTCTGGGGATTTGAAGTTCCGAGAAAGCCCGGCCTCCACTATCAGGCTATATTCAAGGCCATGGCCGAGGGAAAGATGAAGGGAATATTTATCATGGGTCAAAATCCGGCCAGATCCCTTGCAAACTCAAGCTTAATTGAGGAAGCCCTTGAGAAGGCCTTCGTCGTCGTAAGCGACATCTTCCCGACGGAAACAACGAAGTTCGCTGACGTAATACTACCAGCGGCAAGCTGGTATGAGAAGACGGGAACCGTGATAACCCAGAACAGGAGGGTAATGAGGAGCTTCAAGGCAGTTAAACCGCCGGGAGAGGCAAAGCCCGACTGGGAGATACTTGTCATGTTGGCCAGGGAACTCGGCGTTGGGGAGTACTTCAACTACTCGAGCGTCGACGACATCCTTAGGGAAATCAACAGGGCAATTCCTGCCCTTAAAGGAGCAACACCCGAAAGGCTGAACTCAAATTTGGAGGGCTGCTTCTACCCATGCCCAGATGAAAAGTCGGAAACACCGAGGCTGTTCTTGAATGGCTTCCCGACTAAGACCGGGAGGGCCCAGCTTGCACCGGTTAAGTGGATCCAGCCGGGAGAAGTTCCGGACGAGGAGTATCCGCTGTGGTTGACCAACTTCAGGCAGGTGGGTCACTTCCACACGGGAACGATGAGCATGAGGAGCAAGAGCCTGATCAAGAGGTGGCCAGAGGGCTTCCTGATGATAAACCCAGAGGATGCCAAAGCACTCGGGATAAGGGATGGAGACAGGGTTAGGGTTGAGACGAGGAGGGGTTCTCTCGTTGTTAGGGCCATGGTTACGGATAGGATAAGGAAGGGTGTTGTCGCGATGCCCTGGCACTGGGGAGTTAATTTCCTCACGAAAGATGATGCGATAGATGAATTCTCCAAGATGCCAGAGCTGAAGGCAGTAACCTGCAGGGTCACCAAGGAGGTGGTAGAATGA
- a CDS encoding hydrogenase 4 subunit D, whose amino-acid sequence MDPIILSFLVPILAGIFAFKLEGKRADALLVGASGFSLLAITYSLTTFTPRHVVLAEVGGFGEVYGLMVDDISLPIAFVVSLVGFLFMLYSIDYLSPQNREKPVHEGKGRFHGWMLIFLGSTLGFLFSSSMLQMLVFFELMSLACWGVVGFYGTKEAIRSAYKALLMPNFGALVGLYSAFALAYLKTHNLSLLSLSGLPQDIKLLVFLGAMIAAFTKSAQFPLYSWLPDAMEAPTPASAFLHGAAMIEMGVFLLARVVQFMSPIPKIGGFVMLFLLAITLLITTIAYPMQKDAKRLLAYSTMAEAAVMYSGVLFAVFGSELGIKLAMFQIFTHAFVKGLGFLTAGTFSYSLGTRNMGKIKVSGLVGAVWMLSLFGLAGAPPFGIFFSKALLLRSGAQIGGMCWAIVLLILLDSTVFFVVSALRVRDMLGGRDLKVTSLMRGIITILAVLAVIAPALGYKLIVGW is encoded by the coding sequence ATGGATCCCATTATTCTTTCCTTTTTAGTTCCCATACTCGCGGGAATTTTTGCGTTTAAGCTCGAAGGTAAGAGAGCCGATGCCCTGTTGGTAGGAGCTTCAGGCTTTTCCCTCCTCGCGATAACTTACTCGCTCACAACTTTCACGCCCAGGCACGTTGTTCTTGCGGAGGTTGGGGGTTTTGGTGAAGTTTACGGCCTGATGGTTGATGATATATCCCTCCCGATAGCATTTGTGGTTTCCCTCGTGGGCTTCCTCTTCATGCTGTACTCCATCGACTATCTCTCACCTCAAAACAGGGAAAAACCTGTACATGAGGGGAAGGGAAGGTTCCACGGGTGGATGCTTATATTCCTGGGCTCAACTCTAGGTTTCCTGTTCTCATCCTCAATGCTACAGATGCTCGTGTTCTTTGAGCTCATGAGCCTTGCCTGCTGGGGCGTCGTTGGCTTCTATGGAACGAAGGAAGCTATAAGATCTGCTTATAAGGCTCTCCTCATGCCCAACTTCGGCGCGCTCGTCGGTCTTTACTCTGCTTTCGCCCTTGCATACCTGAAAACCCATAACCTGTCCCTGCTCTCCCTCTCGGGCCTGCCCCAGGATATTAAGCTCTTAGTCTTCCTAGGGGCCATGATAGCGGCGTTTACGAAGAGCGCTCAATTCCCACTATACTCGTGGCTTCCTGATGCCATGGAAGCTCCAACGCCAGCCAGCGCATTTCTCCATGGAGCGGCGATGATAGAGATGGGTGTTTTCCTCCTAGCGAGGGTGGTTCAGTTTATGAGCCCAATTCCAAAGATTGGTGGCTTCGTGATGCTTTTCCTCCTCGCGATTACCCTCCTGATTACCACGATAGCCTATCCAATGCAGAAAGATGCCAAGAGGTTGCTCGCCTATTCAACGATGGCCGAAGCGGCGGTGATGTACAGTGGGGTTCTCTTTGCCGTCTTCGGTTCCGAGCTTGGAATAAAGCTTGCGATGTTTCAGATATTCACCCACGCTTTCGTTAAAGGCTTGGGCTTCTTAACCGCGGGGACGTTCAGCTACTCCCTGGGAACCCGAAACATGGGCAAAATAAAGGTGAGCGGTTTAGTGGGGGCAGTTTGGATGCTTTCCCTCTTTGGCCTAGCCGGAGCTCCTCCATTCGGAATATTCTTCAGCAAGGCCCTTCTCCTCAGATCTGGAGCTCAAATAGGGGGGATGTGCTGGGCGATCGTCTTGCTGATCCTTCTGGATTCAACAGTGTTCTTCGTTGTCTCAGCTCTAAGGGTTAGAGATATGCTGGGAGGCAGGGACTTGAAGGTTACTAGCCTCATGAGGGGAATAATCACGATCCTTGCTGTCTTGGCCGTTATTGCTCCAGCGTTGGGTTACAAGCTCATAGTGGGGTGGTAA
- a CDS encoding respiratory chain complex I subunit 1 family protein: protein MLGVALSLLISPLFDGIARKIKARVQFRVGPPILQTYYDIAKLLSLQPRIPTKNKLFVIAPYLALASALASVSILPFGKFWVSFSWDVVAFIYVLAMVSVFFMLGAFSVRSAFSHIGAHREMMLVLSTEPILAVALAMLSASAGSLKMSEVLSPPLSPLSLLGVLFLVYSAYVEGSFVPFDVAEAETEIAGGIFVEYSGKLLGISLYALLIKRLALTWLLASILTYRFLLGVSWPIVLLVQLAVSVAIYSMFALVEATSARLRIDQIVSMNVRVFFLAVIAFIVGWFA from the coding sequence ATGCTGGGCGTAGCGCTCTCCCTCCTTATATCCCCCCTATTCGACGGCATAGCGAGGAAGATAAAGGCAAGGGTCCAGTTTAGGGTTGGCCCTCCAATACTCCAGACGTACTACGATATAGCTAAGTTGCTCTCCCTCCAGCCCAGGATACCAACGAAGAATAAGCTCTTCGTAATTGCCCCATACTTAGCCTTAGCTTCTGCCTTGGCTTCAGTGAGCATTCTGCCCTTCGGCAAGTTCTGGGTAAGCTTCAGCTGGGACGTAGTAGCTTTTATCTACGTCCTCGCGATGGTCAGCGTGTTCTTCATGCTTGGGGCGTTCTCAGTTAGGAGCGCCTTCTCCCATATAGGGGCCCACAGGGAGATGATGCTTGTCCTCAGCACGGAACCGATACTCGCGGTAGCCCTCGCCATGCTCTCCGCCAGTGCCGGAAGCCTGAAGATGAGCGAGGTGCTATCGCCTCCACTGAGCCCGCTCTCACTCCTTGGGGTGCTCTTCTTAGTGTACTCAGCGTACGTTGAGGGCTCGTTCGTCCCATTTGACGTTGCCGAGGCCGAAACCGAGATAGCTGGGGGGATATTCGTCGAGTACAGTGGAAAGCTCCTTGGGATCTCGCTTTATGCACTTTTAATTAAGAGGCTCGCTTTAACGTGGCTTTTGGCATCGATCTTAACCTACAGGTTCCTCCTAGGTGTGAGCTGGCCAATTGTGCTTCTTGTCCAGCTCGCGGTTTCTGTGGCAATATACTCGATGTTTGCTCTCGTCGAAGCGACGAGTGCTAGACTTAGGATCGACCAGATAGTCTCGATGAACGTCCGCGTGTTCTTCCTGGCAGTTATCGCATTCATAGTGGGGTGGTTCGCGTGA
- a CDS encoding 4Fe-4S dicluster domain-containing protein encodes MSKKIFIDFKRCIGCRACEVACEMEHGEARIRVFEFPDLTTIPFNCRHCEKAPCLEVCPTGALYRDQDGAVAFDPLKCIGCLMCAVACPFGVPKIDEVNKIMDKCDLCSERRAEGKLPACVSSCPTEALKFGEINELLWDREGSFVSRLKEARERGEKEPIYLL; translated from the coding sequence ATGAGCAAGAAGATCTTCATAGACTTCAAGCGTTGCATTGGCTGCAGGGCCTGTGAAGTAGCCTGCGAAATGGAGCACGGAGAAGCGAGGATAAGGGTCTTTGAGTTTCCAGACTTAACGACGATACCCTTCAACTGCAGGCACTGTGAAAAAGCCCCCTGTCTGGAGGTCTGTCCAACGGGTGCATTGTACAGAGATCAGGATGGGGCCGTAGCCTTCGATCCCCTCAAGTGCATTGGCTGTCTGATGTGTGCCGTTGCCTGTCCATTTGGTGTTCCGAAGATAGATGAGGTAAACAAGATCATGGACAAGTGTGACCTCTGCTCAGAGAGAAGAGCGGAAGGAAAGCTTCCGGCCTGCGTTTCTTCATGCCCAACTGAAGCACTGAAGTTCGGCGAGATAAACGAGCTACTTTGGGACAGGGAGGGAAGCTTCGTTTCTCGCCTCAAAGAGGCGAGGGAGAGGGGAGAGAAGGAGCCGATATACCTGCTGTGA